A genomic region of Microtus ochrogaster isolate Prairie Vole_2 unplaced genomic scaffold, MicOch1.0 UNK73, whole genome shotgun sequence contains the following coding sequences:
- the LOC101990975 gene encoding olfactory receptor 52A5-like yields the protein MPHFNSSIFRPSMLTLIGIPGLESVQFWIGIPFCGMYIIALLGNFLLLVVIKVERSLHEPMYLFLAMLGATDIALSTCILPKMLGIFWFHLPNIHFDACLLQMWLIHTFQCTESGILFAMAMDRYVAICDPLRHASIFTQRLLTQIGVGVTLRAALFVAPYLILIKCRLNFYWTTVVSHSYCEHMAIVKLAVEDVQVNKIYGLFVAFSVLGLDIIFITLSYIRIFITVFKLPQKEARLKAFNTCIAHICVFLEFYLLAFFSFFTHRFGFHIPSYIHILLSNLYLLVPPLLNPIVYGVKTKQIRDQVSRIFCCNYPS from the coding sequence ATGCCTCATTTCAATAGCTCCATCTTCAGGCCCTCAATGCTGACTCTGATTGGGATTCCTGGCTTGGAGTCGGTGCAGTTCTGGATTGGGATTCCTTTCTGTGGCATGTACATCATTGCTCTTTTGGGGAATTTTCTGCTCCTAGTTGTCATCAAAGTTGAGCGAAGCCTCCATGAACCCATGTACCTCTTCCTAGCAATGCTTGGAGCAACAGACATTGCTCTCAGTACTTGCATCTTACCCAAAATGCTAGGAATATTCTGGTTTCACCTTCCAAACATACACTTTGACGCCTGCCTCTTGCAGATGTGGCTGATTCACACATTCCAGTGTACTGAGTCAGGCATTTTGTTTGCTATGGCAATGGACCGATATGTGGCAATCTGTGATCCTCTAAGACATGCATCGATTTTTACCCAGCGACTCCTCACTCAAATAGGAGTAGGAGTCACACTCAGAGCTGCCCTCTTTGTAGCTCCATATCTCATTCTCATCAAATGCAGGTTGAATTTTTACTGGACCACAGTAGTATCCCATTCATACTGTGAGCACATGGCGATTGTCAAGCTGGCAGTAGAAGATGTTCAGGTCAACAAGATCTATGGTCTTTTTGTGGCTTTCAGTGTACTTGGActggacataatttttataacaCTCTCCTACATTAGAATATTTATAACTGTCTTCAAACTGCCTCAAAAGGAAGCAAGACTCAAAGCCTTTAACACGTGCATTGCCCACATTTGTGTCTTCTTGGAGTTTTATCTCCTggccttcttctccttttttacaCATAGGTTTGGCTTCCACATTCCATCTTACATTCACATTCTCCTGTCTAACCTTTACCTACTTGTCCCACCTTTGCTCAATCCTATTGTTTATGGGGTGAAGACCAAACAGATTCGAGATCAAGTGTCCAGAATTTTCTGTTGTAATTACCCTTCttga
- the LOC101991248 gene encoding putative olfactory receptor 52P1 → MDGNATHHIASFFLVGIPGLESFHCWIGIPICLLFVLTLLGNSIIITTVKLEPSLHQPMYFFLCMLAMNDMCLTCSAALQMLAIFWFGAHWINFDACLTQMFFIHTLCIMESAILVAMAFDRFVAICLPLSYASTLTTPMVIKIGLVGLSRATLMIMPCPLFIKRLLYYTKYVIHHAYCEHMAVVKVASANTYVNRIYGILVALSVAVFDLGLIGTSYIKILQAVFRLSSQRARSKALGTCAAHVCTILAFYTPALFSFLTHRFGKNVPASVHIIFAILYLLVPPTVNPLVYGVKTKEIRDRVVGLLLLKKKISEY, encoded by the coding sequence ATGGACGGCAATGCTACACATCACATTGCATCTTTCTTCCTGGTTGGTATTCCTGGGTTGGAAAGCTTTCACTGTTGGATCGGCATCCCTATCTGTCTCCTGTTTGTCCTGACCTTGTTGGGGAACAGCATAATCATCACCACTGTCAAGTTAGAGCCAAGTCTCCACCAGcctatgtatttcttcctttgtatGCTGGCAATGAACGACATGTGTCTTACCTGCTCTGCAGCTTTGCAGATGCTTGCCATCTTCTGGTTTGGTGCACACTGGATCAACTTTGATGCCTGTCTAACACAAATGTTTTTCATTCACACACTTTGCATCATGGAGTCTGCTATCCTAGTGGCCATGGCTTTTGATCGCTTTGTGGCAATTTGCCTCCCACTGTCTTATGCATCAACCCTGACAACACCCATGGTGATTAAAATAGGCCTAGTTGGCCTCAGCCGAGCTACACTTATGATTATgccatgtccccttttcattAAAAGGCTGCTGTACTATACCAAATATGTCATCCACCATGCCTATTGTGAGCACATGGCTGTGGTGAAGGTGGCCAGTGCTAACACCTATGTAAACAGAATATATGGAATTCTAGTGGCCCTTTCAGTGGCAGTATTTGACCTCGGGCTCATAGGCACATCCTATATAAAAATTCTCCAGGCAGTGTTCCGACTCTCTTCCCAGAGAGCTCGCTCGAAAGCCTTGGGCACCTGTGCGGCCCATGTTTGCACTATTCTTGCTTTCTACACACCTGCGTTGTTCAGCTTTCTGACTCATCGTTTTGGCAAGAATGTGCCTGCAAGTGTCCATATAATTTTTGCAATCCTGTACTTACTAGTGCCCCCCACAGTCAATCCCTTGGTGTATGGTGTTAAGACTAAAGAGATTCGTGACCGAGTAGTGGGTCTTCtccttctaaaaaagaaaatttctgaatACTAA
- the LOC101991532 gene encoding olfactory receptor 51G2-like encodes MATSNSSSILSSTFYLTGIPGYEEFHHWISIPFCFLYLIGITGNCMILHIVRTDPRLHEPMYYFLAMLSLTDMAMSLPTMISLFRVLWSISREIQFNICVVQMFLIHTFSFTESSVLLAMALDRYVAICHPLRYATILTPKLIAKIGIAALLRSSILIIPLMARLAFFPFCHSHVLSHSYCLHQDMIRLACADIRFNVIYGLVLITLLWGMDSLGIFVSYIFILLSVLKIASREGRLKALNTCASHICAVLILYVPMIGLSIVHRFAKHSSPLIHIFMAHIYLMVPPVLNPIIYSVKTKQIRQGILHLICSPKISSITM; translated from the coding sequence ATGGCAACCTCAAATTCCAGCAGCATCTTGTCCTCCACATTCTACCTCACAGGCATCCCTGGCTATGAGGAGTTTCACCACTGGATTTCCATCCCATTCTGCTTCCTCTACCTTATTGGCATAACAGGAAACTGCATGATCTTGCATATCGTGAGGACAGACCCAAGGCTCCACGAGCCCATGTATTACTTCCTGGCCATGCTTTCTCTGACTGACATGGCCATGTCCCTGCCCACAATGATTTCCCTTTTCAGAGTGTTGTGGTCCATTTCCCGAGAGATCCAGTTCAATATCTGTGTGGTACAGATGTTTCTGATTCATACCTTTTCCTTCACTGAATCATCTGTGCTCCTGGCCATGGCCCTTGACCGGTATGTGGCCATCTGCCACCCTCTGCGATATGCAACCATTCTTACCCCAAAGCTTATTGCCAAGATTGGGATTGCAGCTCTGCTCAGGAGTTCCATCTTGATAATTCCACTTATGGCACGCCTAGCATTTTTTCCCTTCTGTCACTCCCATGTCCTTTCTCATTCCTATTGTCTGCACCAGGACATGATCCGCCTCGCCTGTGCTGACATCAGATTCAATGTCATATATGGGCTAGTCCTCATTACTTTGCTGTGGGGCATGGACTCCCTGGGCATTTTTGTATCTTATATTTTTATCCTTCTCTCAGTGTTAAAAATTGCATCTCGTGAGGGTAGGCTGAAGGCTCTCAATACATGTGCATCCCACATCTGTGCTGTGCTCATTCTGTATGTGCCCATGATAGGGTTATCCATCGTCCATCGTTTTGCCAAGCATTCTTCTCCTCTCATCCACATCTTCATGGCTCATATCTATTTGATGGTGCCACCAGTGCTTAACCCCATCATCTATAGCGTGAAGACCAAGCAGATCCGCCAAGGAATCCTCCATCTCATTTGTTCTCCCAAAATCAGTTCTATCACAATGTAG